The following are from one region of the Strix uralensis isolate ZFMK-TIS-50842 chromosome 4, bStrUra1, whole genome shotgun sequence genome:
- the EXOC5 gene encoding exocyst complex component 5 isoform X1, whose product MATTAELFEEPFVADEYIERLAWRTPGGGSRGGEAFDPKRLLEEFVNHIQELQVMDERIQRKVEKLEQQCQKEAKEFAKKVQELQKSNQVAFQHFQELDEHISYVATKVCHLGDQLEGVNTPRQRAVEAQKLMKYFNEFLDGELKSDVFTNSEKIKEAADIIQKLHLIAQELPFDRFSEVKSKIASKYHDLECQLIQEFTSAQRRGEISRMREVAAVLLHFKGYSHCVDVYIKQCQEGAFLRNDVFEDAAILCQRVNKQVGEVFSNPETVLAKLIQNIFEVKLQSYVKDRLEEHRKSDAEQYLKNLYDLYTRTTNLSSKLMEFNLGTDKQTFLSKLIKSIFISYLENYIEVEIGYLKSRSAMILQRYYDSKNHQKRSIGTGGIQIHKRTEAKLSIQDLKERIRQRTNLPLGPSIDTHGETFLSQEVVVNLLQETKQAFERCHRLSDPSDLPKNAFRIFSMLVEFLCTEHIDYALETGLAGIPSSDSKNANLYFLDVVHQANTIFHLFDKQFNDHLMPLISSSPKLSECLQKKKDIIEQMEVKLDMGIDRTLNCMIGQMKHILTAEQKKTDFKPEDENNVLIQYTNACVKVCGYVRKQVEKIRNSMDGKNVDTVLMELGVRFHRLIYEHLQQYSYSCMGGMLAICDVAEYRKCAKDFKIALVLQLFDTLHALCNLLVVAPDNLKQVCSGEQLANLDKNILHSFVQLRVDYRSARLARHFS is encoded by the exons ATGGCTACCACGGCCGAGCTCTTCGAG GAGCCTTTTGTGGCAGATGAATACATTGAACGCCTGGCATGGAGAACACCTGGAGGAGGCTCCAGAGGTGGAGAAGCTTTTGATCcgaaaag attatTGGAAGAATTTGTAAATCATATCCAAGAATTACAGGTAATGGATGAAAGGATTCAGAGAAAGGTGGAGAAACTAGAACAGCAATGCCAGAAGGAAGCAAAGGAATTTGCCAAGAAGGTACAAGAGCTGCAGAAAAGCAACCAG GTTGCCTTCCAACATTTCCAAGAACTAGATGAGCACATCAGCTATGTAGCAACTAAGGTCTGTCACCTTGGCGACCAACTGGAGGGGGTAAACACGCCACGGCAACGGGCTGTGGAGGCTCAGAAGCTGATGAAATACTTTAATGAGTTTCTGGACGGAGAGCTGAAGTCTGATGTTTTTACAAACTCTGAAAAG ATTAAAGAGGCAGCTGATATTATTCAGAAACTGCATTTGATTGCACAGGAACTGCCTTTTGACAG GTTTTCTGAAGTAAAATCAAAGATAGCAA GTAAGTACCATGATTTAGAATGCCAGCTAATTCAAGAGTTTACCAGTGCACAACGAAGAGGCGAAATCTCCAGAATGAGAGAAGTAGCagcagttttgcttcattttaag GGCTACTCCCATTGCGTTGATGTGTACATAAAACAGTGTCAAGAG GGTGCATTCCTGAGGAATGATGTCTTTGAAGATGCAGCCATTCTCTGCCAGCGAGTGAATAAGCAAGTTGGAGAAGTCTTTAGCAATCCAGAGACTGTGCTAGCCAAACTCATTCAGAATATCTTTGAAGTTAAACTTCAG AGTTATGTAAAGGACCGGTTAGAAGAACACAGGAAATCAGATGCAGAACAATATCTTAAGAATCTCTATGATCTATATACAAG AACTACTAATCTGTCAAGCAAATTGATGGAATTTAACTTGGGTACTGATAAGCAGACTTTCTTGTCTAAGCTTATCAAATCCATTTTCATTTCCTACTTGGAGAATTACATTGAGGTGGAAATTGGTTATTTGAAAAGTAGGAGTGCTATGATTCTGCAACGCTATTATGATTCCAAAAACCACCAGAAGAGGTCCATTGGCACTGGAGG GATCCAGATCCACAAAAGGACTGAAGCAAAATTAAG TATTCAAGACCTCAAAGAGAGAATAAGGCAACGTACAAACTTACCATTGGGGCCAAGCATTGACACACACGGAGAAACTTTTCTGTCGCAAGAAGTGGTAGTTAACCTTTTGCAAGAAACTAAACAAGCTTTTGAAAGGTGTCACAGG ctctcTGATCCATCTGACTTACCGAAGAatgctttcagaattttttctatGCTTGTAGAGTTCTTATGTACTGAACACATCGATTATGCATTAGAAACAGGCCTTGCTG GCATTCCCTCTTCTGATTCAAAGAACGCAAATCTCTATTTCTTGGATGTTGTCCACCAGGCCAAtactattttccatttatttgacAAGCAGTTCAATGATCATCTGATGCCGTTGATCAG TTCTTCTCCTAAATTATCTGAAtgccttcagaagaaaaaggataTCATAGAACAAATGGAAGTGAAGCTGGATATGGGCATTGATAG GACACTGAATTGTATGATTGGACAGATGAAGCACATCTTGACTGCAGAGCAAAAGAAGACGGATTTTAAACCAGAAGATGAAAACAATGTTTTGATTCAGTATACTAAT gcttGTGTTAAAGTCTGTGGCTATGTTAGAAAGCAGGTGGAAAAGATCAGAAATTCTATGGATGGTAAGAATGTGGACACAGTTTTGATGGAGCTTGGAGTTCGTTTTCATCGACTTATCTATGAACACCTACAGCAATATTCCTACAGTTGCATGGGAGGCATGTTAGCTATTTGTGACGTGGCTGAATATAGAAAGTGTGCCAAAGACTTCAAG ATTGCGCTGGTGTTACAACTCTTTGATACCTTGCATGCACTTTGCAATCTTCTGGTTGTAGCCCCGGATAATTTAAAGCAAGTTTGCTCAGGAGAACAACTTGCTAATCTGGACAAGAACATCCTTCACTCCTTTGTTCAGCTGCGTGTTGATTATAGGTCTGCTCGTCTTGCTCGTCACTTCAGCTGA
- the EXOC5 gene encoding exocyst complex component 5 isoform X2, with protein sequence MATTAELFEEPFVADEYIERLAWRTPGGGSRGGEAFDPKRLLEEFVNHIQELQVMDERIQRKVEKLEQQCQKEAKEFAKKVQELQKSNQVAFQHFQELDEHISYVATKVCHLGDQLEGVNTPRQRAVEAQKLMKYFNEFLDGELKSDVFTNSEKIKEAADIIQKLHLIAQELPFDRFSEVKSKIASKYHDLECQLIQEFTSAQRRGEISRMREVAAVLLHFKGYSHCVDVYIKQCQEGAFLRNDVFEDAAILCQRVNKQVGEVFSNPETVLAKLIQNIFEVKLQSYVKDRLEEHRKSDAEQYLKNLYDLYTRTTNLSSKLMEFNLGTDKQTFLSKLIKSIFISYLENYIEVEIGYLKSRSAMILQRYYDSKNHQKRSIGTGGIQDLKERIRQRTNLPLGPSIDTHGETFLSQEVVVNLLQETKQAFERCHRLSDPSDLPKNAFRIFSMLVEFLCTEHIDYALETGLAGIPSSDSKNANLYFLDVVHQANTIFHLFDKQFNDHLMPLISSSPKLSECLQKKKDIIEQMEVKLDMGIDRTLNCMIGQMKHILTAEQKKTDFKPEDENNVLIQYTNACVKVCGYVRKQVEKIRNSMDGKNVDTVLMELGVRFHRLIYEHLQQYSYSCMGGMLAICDVAEYRKCAKDFKIALVLQLFDTLHALCNLLVVAPDNLKQVCSGEQLANLDKNILHSFVQLRVDYRSARLARHFS encoded by the exons ATGGCTACCACGGCCGAGCTCTTCGAG GAGCCTTTTGTGGCAGATGAATACATTGAACGCCTGGCATGGAGAACACCTGGAGGAGGCTCCAGAGGTGGAGAAGCTTTTGATCcgaaaag attatTGGAAGAATTTGTAAATCATATCCAAGAATTACAGGTAATGGATGAAAGGATTCAGAGAAAGGTGGAGAAACTAGAACAGCAATGCCAGAAGGAAGCAAAGGAATTTGCCAAGAAGGTACAAGAGCTGCAGAAAAGCAACCAG GTTGCCTTCCAACATTTCCAAGAACTAGATGAGCACATCAGCTATGTAGCAACTAAGGTCTGTCACCTTGGCGACCAACTGGAGGGGGTAAACACGCCACGGCAACGGGCTGTGGAGGCTCAGAAGCTGATGAAATACTTTAATGAGTTTCTGGACGGAGAGCTGAAGTCTGATGTTTTTACAAACTCTGAAAAG ATTAAAGAGGCAGCTGATATTATTCAGAAACTGCATTTGATTGCACAGGAACTGCCTTTTGACAG GTTTTCTGAAGTAAAATCAAAGATAGCAA GTAAGTACCATGATTTAGAATGCCAGCTAATTCAAGAGTTTACCAGTGCACAACGAAGAGGCGAAATCTCCAGAATGAGAGAAGTAGCagcagttttgcttcattttaag GGCTACTCCCATTGCGTTGATGTGTACATAAAACAGTGTCAAGAG GGTGCATTCCTGAGGAATGATGTCTTTGAAGATGCAGCCATTCTCTGCCAGCGAGTGAATAAGCAAGTTGGAGAAGTCTTTAGCAATCCAGAGACTGTGCTAGCCAAACTCATTCAGAATATCTTTGAAGTTAAACTTCAG AGTTATGTAAAGGACCGGTTAGAAGAACACAGGAAATCAGATGCAGAACAATATCTTAAGAATCTCTATGATCTATATACAAG AACTACTAATCTGTCAAGCAAATTGATGGAATTTAACTTGGGTACTGATAAGCAGACTTTCTTGTCTAAGCTTATCAAATCCATTTTCATTTCCTACTTGGAGAATTACATTGAGGTGGAAATTGGTTATTTGAAAAGTAGGAGTGCTATGATTCTGCAACGCTATTATGATTCCAAAAACCACCAGAAGAGGTCCATTGGCACTGGAGG TATTCAAGACCTCAAAGAGAGAATAAGGCAACGTACAAACTTACCATTGGGGCCAAGCATTGACACACACGGAGAAACTTTTCTGTCGCAAGAAGTGGTAGTTAACCTTTTGCAAGAAACTAAACAAGCTTTTGAAAGGTGTCACAGG ctctcTGATCCATCTGACTTACCGAAGAatgctttcagaattttttctatGCTTGTAGAGTTCTTATGTACTGAACACATCGATTATGCATTAGAAACAGGCCTTGCTG GCATTCCCTCTTCTGATTCAAAGAACGCAAATCTCTATTTCTTGGATGTTGTCCACCAGGCCAAtactattttccatttatttgacAAGCAGTTCAATGATCATCTGATGCCGTTGATCAG TTCTTCTCCTAAATTATCTGAAtgccttcagaagaaaaaggataTCATAGAACAAATGGAAGTGAAGCTGGATATGGGCATTGATAG GACACTGAATTGTATGATTGGACAGATGAAGCACATCTTGACTGCAGAGCAAAAGAAGACGGATTTTAAACCAGAAGATGAAAACAATGTTTTGATTCAGTATACTAAT gcttGTGTTAAAGTCTGTGGCTATGTTAGAAAGCAGGTGGAAAAGATCAGAAATTCTATGGATGGTAAGAATGTGGACACAGTTTTGATGGAGCTTGGAGTTCGTTTTCATCGACTTATCTATGAACACCTACAGCAATATTCCTACAGTTGCATGGGAGGCATGTTAGCTATTTGTGACGTGGCTGAATATAGAAAGTGTGCCAAAGACTTCAAG ATTGCGCTGGTGTTACAACTCTTTGATACCTTGCATGCACTTTGCAATCTTCTGGTTGTAGCCCCGGATAATTTAAAGCAAGTTTGCTCAGGAGAACAACTTGCTAATCTGGACAAGAACATCCTTCACTCCTTTGTTCAGCTGCGTGTTGATTATAGGTCTGCTCGTCTTGCTCGTCACTTCAGCTGA